The following coding sequences are from one Mycoplasma tullyi window:
- a CDS encoding DUF5454 family protein: MSDKIDHNLDNQTSSLDQLSKWEAFLEGYKNFYGFDFEWSKYIKDCKLYYGYFNIHNFIKTYGKECEEDFKRFKQSIALKKQEEINKEQAEQEISKELFNLYDQLFYADSLRSRLLISILNPRNRYEKQELKRSWKKAKAKGYSKLEWMKSLLDIPFRKGEEDLNDYQYDRDQVYKILDQIKELKKNYLNKQIKEKADRFSTTKINDFQEDINEASLVVDFHNDFATKLNATKKQEVVPQLDYQNYQQVVQDYQEPKKVETALTKPEEQVKITNPFNDQSEINRRLQKKLDQKIHEMKLTSSLLDSEFKKAELIRKQNELEYEKTKQARENLTKEIENINQSYTHKKDNIL, encoded by the coding sequence ATGAGTGACAAGATCGATCATAATTTAGACAATCAAACTTCATCATTAGATCAATTATCTAAATGAGAAGCTTTTCTAGAAGGATATAAAAACTTCTATGGTTTTGATTTTGAATGATCGAAATACATTAAAGATTGCAAACTTTATTATGGATATTTTAATATCCATAATTTCATTAAGACCTATGGTAAAGAATGTGAAGAAGACTTCAAAAGGTTTAAGCAATCAATTGCATTAAAAAAACAAGAAGAGATTAATAAAGAACAAGCTGAACAAGAGATCTCAAAAGAATTGTTTAATCTTTATGATCAGTTATTTTATGCTGATAGTTTAAGAAGTCGCTTATTGATTAGTATTCTTAACCCTAGAAATCGTTATGAAAAACAAGAACTAAAACGTTCTTGAAAAAAAGCTAAAGCTAAAGGGTATAGTAAACTTGAATGAATGAAATCATTATTAGATATTCCCTTTAGAAAAGGTGAAGAAGATCTTAATGATTATCAGTATGATCGTGATCAAGTTTATAAGATCTTAGATCAAATTAAAGAGTTAAAAAAGAACTATCTAAATAAACAGATCAAAGAAAAAGCTGATCGATTTTCGACAACTAAAATTAATGATTTCCAAGAAGATATTAATGAAGCTTCATTAGTTGTTGATTTTCATAATGATTTTGCAACCAAATTAAATGCAACTAAAAAACAAGAAGTTGTTCCCCAACTTGATTATCAAAACTACCAACAAGTAGTACAAGATTATCAAGAACCTAAAAAGGTTGAGACAGCTTTAACTAAGCCAGAAGAGCAAGTTAAAATAACTAACCCATTTAACGACCAATCTGAGATCAATAGAAGGTTGCAAAAAAAATTAGATCAAAAGATCCACGAGATGAAATTAACTTCATCTTTGCTAGATTCTGAGTTTAAAAAAGCTGAGCTAATTCGCAAACAAAACGAATTAGAGTATGAAAAAACTAAACAAGCTAGAGAAAATCTAACTAAAGAAATCGAAAATATTAATCAATCTTATACCCATAAAAAAGATAATATCTTATAA
- the rpsU gene encoding 30S ribosomal protein S21, with protein sequence MPKIEVKDGDLELALRKFKRIASETKRSFLKHEYHLRKGMKRREKEKAARKRLQKKHRMY encoded by the coding sequence GTGCCAAAAATCGAAGTAAAAGATGGAGATCTTGAATTAGCGTTACGTAAATTCAAAAGAATCGCTAGCGAAACTAAGCGTTCATTCTTAAAACACGAATACCACCTTAGAAAAGGGATGAAAAGACGAGAAAAAGAAAAAGCAGCGCGTAAACGTTTACAAAAAAAACACCGCATGTACTAG
- the trmB gene encoding tRNA (guanosine(46)-N7)-methyltransferase TrmB, with product MRIRNIKDAHLKINKAKNIISVDELKDKLDPNKTNALEIGSGKGGFIYQKALTNSDINYLGIEKNATVILKMINKCENLEQLNNLFIINGDFALIDEQFPQASFDQIYLNFSDPWPKKRHAKKRLVDQAFLNKYQRILKPNGTIEFKTDNDQLFSYALEMINSLEQIKIIAYTNDLHSLDINDDLLKDNVITEYEHRFINLKKNINKIVFKFI from the coding sequence ATGCGAATCAGAAACATCAAAGATGCTCATTTAAAAATTAATAAAGCCAAGAATATTATTAGTGTTGATGAATTAAAAGATAAGTTAGATCCTAATAAAACTAATGCACTTGAGATTGGTTCAGGTAAAGGTGGTTTTATTTATCAAAAAGCTTTAACAAATTCTGATATCAACTACTTAGGTATCGAAAAAAATGCTACGGTAATCTTGAAGATGATTAACAAATGTGAGAATCTTGAACAACTTAACAATTTATTCATTATTAACGGTGATTTTGCATTAATCGATGAACAATTTCCACAAGCATCTTTTGATCAAATCTACTTAAATTTTTCAGATCCGTGACCTAAAAAACGTCATGCTAAAAAACGCTTAGTTGATCAAGCTTTTTTAAACAAATACCAAAGAATTCTAAAACCCAATGGCACAATCGAATTCAAGACTGATAATGATCAATTATTTAGTTATGCTCTTGAAATGATCAACAGTCTTGAGCAAATAAAAATCATCGCTTATACCAACGACTTGCATAGTCTTGATATTAACGATGATTTATTAAAAGATAATGTAATTACTGAATACGAACACCGTTTTATCAACTTAAAGAAGAATATTAATAAGATTGTCTTTAAGTTTATCTAA
- a CDS encoding tRNA (cytidine(34)-2'-O)-methyltransferase: protein MSSKINVVLYQPQDPRNAGNIARSCVGFDATLHLIHPFGFFITDERFKRAGLDYWDHLNLIQYADFDEFIVKNQIDDNLFLFTKKADNYLSNIDFKKYLDQDKNIYLIFGQETNGLPDDLLNKYRENLVKIPMHSAIRSFNLANSVICALYELSRQNQFKNIK, encoded by the coding sequence ATGTCATCAAAAATTAATGTGGTTTTGTACCAACCACAAGATCCAAGAAATGCTGGAAATATCGCAAGAAGTTGTGTTGGATTTGATGCAACTTTACATCTGATTCATCCGTTTGGTTTTTTTATTACGGATGAACGATTTAAACGAGCTGGTTTAGATTATTGGGATCATCTTAATTTAATACAATATGCTGATTTTGACGAGTTTATTGTGAAAAATCAGATTGATGACAATTTATTTTTATTTACTAAAAAAGCTGATAATTATTTATCAAACATCGATTTCAAGAAATACTTAGATCAAGATAAGAATATCTATTTAATCTTTGGTCAGGAAACTAATGGTTTACCGGATGATTTATTAAATAAATACCGTGAAAATTTAGTAAAAATCCCAATGCACAGTGCAATCAGAAGTTTCAATCTAGCAAACAGTGTTATCTGTGCTTTATATGAACTAAGTCGACAAAATCAATTTAAAAACATTAAATAA
- the ileS gene encoding isoleucine--tRNA ligase: MNKNYKDTLLMPSTSFEMKANLATKESKIQQKWLDDNIYQLRLEKNKNNEQKILHDGPPYANGDIHVGHTMNKILKDVIVRRWLMQGYYSPFILGWDTHGLPIEHAVQSKLGQKEFFNLSVLERIEVCRDFASNQVQKQKEQFSSLGLVTDFKVCYHTYDKQYEIDQLKVFAKMINEGLVYQDYKPIYWSWSSKSVLSDAEIEYKETKSPSIYVTFKTLDNEVIGKDVNLVIWTTTPWTLPSNLAISVHPELEYKLFEVNDQKYLVGSNLYEQLIAKFNFENPKVIKTLKGSELDKIKYQHCLYDQITGIVVLGDHVSDSDGTGLVHTAPGFGLEDFIVCKKYGIDAYVPINGDGCFDETVHDPELVGVFYDDANKLITKKLEDKKCLLLLNFINHQAAHDWRSKKPVIYRATKQWFINIKSIKDQLVENINNVKYPNERYAKRMLSMVAERSDWCISRQRTWGLPIPIIFDENHEPILDKELIDNTLRIMEAEGIKAWYEHDAKYFLTNKYDPRKTYYKESDILDVWFDSGTSFNVLKENGIKDKATIYFEGSDQYRGWFNSSMICATVLNKTAPYKELISHGFTLDEKGMKMSKSQGNVINPLTIINNKGADILRLWAASIDYSNDHRIGNQIIEQNSEIYRKIRNSLFRYILGNLNDFDFKPLDQYQLSLADLLTINHVNKSFKKIDQAYLNYDYLEITKEVNQMVVELSSWYFELIKDSLYCNDKNDPTRKAIQATLNYIFINSLFRIAPILVHTAEEAYSHYQAPNKEKSVYLIDTPALFEVKTDLDLDGLTTEFNKLKDDVYAQIEKLRKDKVLAKSNEAVVYLSKQYLEINKHLVKNLKTWLNVAEVYFTKNDEITVEKTDFAKCLRCWNYFKELSNDNNEVCERCSKLV, translated from the coding sequence ATGAATAAAAATTATAAAGATACATTATTAATGCCTTCAACTAGTTTTGAAATGAAGGCAAATTTAGCAACAAAAGAAAGTAAGATCCAACAAAAGTGGTTAGATGATAATATTTATCAACTACGCTTAGAAAAAAATAAAAATAACGAACAAAAGATCTTACACGATGGACCTCCTTATGCTAATGGAGATATTCATGTTGGTCATACGATGAATAAGATCTTAAAAGATGTGATCGTTCGTAGATGATTAATGCAAGGATATTACAGTCCGTTTATTTTAGGATGAGACACGCATGGTTTACCAATCGAACATGCTGTGCAATCAAAACTAGGACAAAAAGAATTCTTTAACTTATCAGTTCTTGAACGAATTGAGGTTTGTCGTGATTTTGCTAGTAACCAGGTGCAAAAACAAAAAGAACAATTCTCAAGTCTAGGATTGGTAACCGATTTTAAGGTTTGTTATCACACGTACGATAAGCAATATGAAATTGATCAATTAAAGGTGTTTGCCAAAATGATCAATGAAGGTTTGGTGTACCAAGATTACAAACCCATTTATTGATCTTGATCATCTAAATCAGTTCTATCAGATGCTGAGATTGAATATAAAGAAACTAAAAGTCCAAGTATTTATGTGACTTTTAAAACTTTAGATAACGAAGTAATTGGTAAAGATGTTAATTTAGTAATTTGGACAACAACTCCTTGAACTTTACCGTCAAATTTAGCAATTTCTGTTCATCCTGAACTTGAATATAAATTGTTCGAAGTTAACGATCAGAAGTATTTAGTAGGTTCAAATTTATACGAACAATTAATAGCTAAATTTAATTTCGAAAATCCAAAAGTTATCAAAACACTTAAAGGAAGTGAACTAGATAAAATTAAATACCAACACTGTTTATATGATCAAATAACAGGTATCGTTGTTTTGGGTGACCATGTTAGTGATTCAGATGGTACAGGTTTAGTTCATACAGCTCCTGGGTTTGGTCTTGAAGACTTCATCGTATGTAAGAAGTACGGAATCGATGCTTATGTACCAATTAATGGCGATGGGTGTTTTGATGAAACAGTTCATGATCCTGAACTAGTTGGTGTTTTTTATGATGATGCTAATAAACTAATCACTAAAAAACTAGAAGATAAAAAGTGTTTATTATTATTAAACTTCATTAACCACCAAGCAGCACACGATTGAAGATCTAAAAAACCTGTAATCTATCGTGCAACAAAGCAATGATTCATTAACATTAAGTCAATTAAAGATCAATTAGTAGAAAATATTAACAACGTTAAATATCCTAATGAACGTTATGCAAAAAGAATGTTAAGCATGGTTGCTGAACGTTCAGATTGATGTATTTCGCGTCAAAGAACTTGAGGGTTACCAATCCCGATTATCTTTGATGAAAATCATGAACCAATTCTTGATAAAGAATTAATTGATAATACATTAAGAATTATGGAAGCTGAAGGTATCAAAGCATGATACGAACACGATGCCAAGTATTTCTTAACTAACAAATACGACCCTAGAAAAACCTATTATAAAGAATCTGACATTCTTGATGTTTGATTTGATTCTGGTACTTCATTTAATGTTTTAAAAGAAAACGGTATTAAAGATAAAGCAACAATCTACTTCGAAGGAAGTGACCAATACCGTGGTTGATTCAACTCAAGTATGATTTGTGCAACCGTTCTTAATAAAACCGCTCCATATAAAGAATTAATCTCTCACGGATTTACTCTTGATGAAAAAGGGATGAAGATGTCTAAGTCTCAAGGTAATGTAATTAATCCTTTAACAATTATTAATAATAAAGGTGCTGATATCTTAAGACTGTGAGCCGCATCAATTGATTACTCAAACGATCACAGAATTGGTAATCAGATCATTGAACAAAATAGCGAAATTTACCGCAAAATTCGCAATAGTTTATTTAGATATATCTTAGGAAATCTAAATGATTTTGATTTCAAACCATTAGATCAATATCAACTAAGTTTAGCTGATTTATTAACAATCAATCATGTTAATAAATCATTTAAAAAGATTGATCAAGCTTATTTAAATTATGACTATCTAGAGATCACTAAAGAAGTTAATCAGATGGTAGTTGAACTTTCATCTTGATACTTTGAATTAATTAAAGATAGTTTATACTGTAACGATAAAAATGATCCGACTAGAAAAGCAATTCAAGCTACTTTAAACTACATTTTTATTAACTCATTATTTAGAATTGCCCCAATTTTAGTACATACTGCTGAAGAAGCTTATTCACACTACCAAGCTCCTAATAAAGAAAAATCAGTTTATCTAATTGATACACCAGCTTTATTTGAAGTTAAAACTGATTTAGATCTTGACGGATTAACTACTGAGTTTAACAAACTAAAAGACGATGTTTATGCACAGATCGAAAAACTAAGAAAAGACAAAGTACTAGCTAAATCTAATGAAGCTGTAGTGTATCTATCTAAGCAATATTTAGAGATTAATAAACATCTAGTTAAAAATCTAAAAACATGATTAAATGTTGCTGAAGTATATTTCACAAAAAATGATGAAATTACCGTAGAAAAAACCGATTTTGCTAAATGTTTAAGATGTTGGAATTACTTTAAAGAATTAAGTAATGACAACAACGAAGTTTGTGAAAGATGCAGTAAATTAGTTTAG
- a CDS encoding flavodoxin domain-containing protein: protein MKKIVIVYGTNLGTTELIAKKIEAEIKYPTTLIDVTKTNVDFINEFDVIIFGTSTWGTGDILDVWLEFDFKRLQVENKTFLLFGCGDCQTYPYTFCDGMGRLFDILNRKKANIIGSTDIKEYEYDFEESRALYKNKVVGLMIDQDSQPEKTDFRIKKWTTWINEMLSKIL, encoded by the coding sequence ATGAAAAAGATTGTAATTGTTTATGGCACTAATCTTGGTACAACTGAATTAATTGCCAAGAAGATTGAAGCAGAGATCAAATATCCCACAACTTTAATTGATGTAACTAAAACCAACGTTGATTTCATTAACGAGTTTGATGTCATTATTTTTGGAACATCAACTTGAGGAACTGGTGATATCTTGGATGTTTGACTAGAGTTTGATTTCAAGCGCTTGCAGGTTGAAAACAAGACGTTCTTGCTGTTTGGTTGTGGAGATTGTCAAACTTATCCTTACACGTTTTGTGATGGGATGGGAAGATTGTTTGACATCTTAAATCGCAAAAAAGCAAATATTATCGGTTCAACTGATATCAAAGAATACGAATACGACTTTGAAGAATCAAGAGCGCTTTATAAAAACAAGGTAGTTGGATTAATGATCGATCAGGATTCTCAACCAGAAAAAACCGACTTTAGAATCAAGAAATGAACCACTTGAATTAACGAAATGTTAAGCAAAATATTATAA